The Pedococcus dokdonensis region TCACGACCCGGCCCTTGCGTCGCAGCCACACGTCGTTGTCGCGAGTCGACCCGGCGAGACCGCAGTGGAACAGCTGGTGGTCGCCGCGCCAGAGCCCGATCGAGATCGGGAGCTGTCCTTCCCTCGCTGCGCGGGCAGCCGAGGTGCCGATCTCGTATGCGGTGTCCTCGGTCAGGGATGGCAGCGTCAGCTCCCGCTCCTGTGCGGCCAGCGCATCGAGGGACGGCCAGGTGCTGGGGTCGGACGGCATCGGTTCGGTTCCTCGGGGCGCGGGGCAGCAGGCGGTCGGGCCTATCCTCCACCACCGCAGGGCAAGATGTCAGCGGCGGTTGGTCTGTGCGGTCCGCATGATGGCGTCGCGTAGCAGCTCCACGGCGTGCGCCCGTGCGCCCGCGAGGTCGGGCTCGGCGTCCAGCGCTGCCGCAGCGATCCGCGTCGGCCGCGGCCAGAGACTGCTTCGCAGGGCCAGCTCCGCCACGAACGCTGGGTGCGCCCCCCACCCGCCGCCGACGACCAGGAACTGGGGGTCGAGGAAACCCACGGCGGCGAGCAGCACTGCGGCCACGGCGTCGGCCAGGGCCGCGCGCAGTTGCGGTTGGTCGTCGATGGCGGCGACCACCGCACCCACGTCGACGGCGGTGGACCCAGGACGGCGCAGACCCAGCTGGGCGAACACCTCGGTGAACGGGATGCTCGAACGCCGGGCACCGGGCACCACGACGTGGGCGATCTCGCCGGCCAGCCCGGTGTGCCCTCGTCGGACCTCGCCGTCGCTCACGACCGCGCAGCCGAGCCCCTCTCCGAGGTGCAGGTAGACGAAGTCGCTCACGCCTGCTGCCGCTCCAGCCAGGGCCTCGGCCCGCGCAGCCCAGTTGACGTCGTTGTCCACGACGACCGACCCGGAGGCGAGGCTACCCACGATGGAGACGGGGTCGAGGTCCCCCACCAGGAACGGCGCGTCGGGGATCTGGACCAGCCGGCCGCTGTGCCGGTCCACGGGGTCGGCGGCGCTGACCACCGCGACGGCCACGACACCGTCGGCGGCAGCGGCCACGCGCTTGCACGCGGTCCGCAGTGCGGCCGCCGCCTCGCCGGTGCGCGCGCCGGCCGCCAGGGCGATCTGCGACCGGGCTAGCGCAGTGCCCCGCGGATCGACCACCTCGGCCACCACCGCGGCGGGTGTGATGCTGACGGCCATCGCCGAGCCCTGTCCGGGTGCGACGGCGTAGTAGGAGCCGGATCGCCCGCGCCCGGACGTGCGCTCACCGGTGTCGGTCACGATCCCGAGGGCCTCCAGCCGTCGCATGCTCTCCGAGACGGTGGTCTTGGAGATGCCGCTGCGAGCCGCGATGTCGGCCCGCGTGATCCGGGCGTTCTCCATGAGCAGCTTCAGCACGGTGTCGTCGGTCACCGTGCGGACGAGGTCCAGCGACGGCTTGGCAGTCCAGGTCACGCCGCGAGTTTAGTCAGGGGTCTTGCCGAAAAGCCGCCCACGCGGCATACTCCTCTTAATCGTAAGGAGTCCTGACCAAAGGAGAGCGGACCTATGACCGTCACCACCGAGCAGTCCCCGGCCGTTGTCGAGCTGCCGCACTGGGAGACCGTGCCGAGCGACCTCGCCGAGGCGACGCGCACCATCAAGTCCGCGCTCCGCGCCCGGATCGAAGCCGCCGGTCGCTCGGTCGAGGAGGTCTTCGCCGTCGCCGAGGCGAAGGTCGCCGAGCGGGTCGCCGAGATCAAGGCGGCCAAGGAGCGCGGCGAGACGGTCTGGCCGGTGATCGACTACACCGACATCGAGAACGGCACGGTCACTCCCGAGCAGCTCGCGAAGCTGCGCCGCCGCGGCTGCCTCGTCGTGCGAGGGCACTTCGAGCGCGAGCAGGCGCTCGGCTGGGACGCCGACATCGTCGACTACGTCGAGCAGAACGAGTTCTTCGAGAACTACCGGGGGCCGGGCGACGACTTCTTCGGCAGCGTCGGCTCGAAGCCCGAGATCTACCCGATCTACTGGTCGAAGGCGCAGATGGAGGCCCGCCAGAGCGACCGGATGGCACGGGTCCAGGCCTTCCTCAACCACCAGTGGACCAGCGAGTCCGACGGCGTGCAGTGGTTCGACCCCGGCCGCGACTCCCTCTACCCCGACCGCATCCGCCGCCGTCCCCCGGGCGCCGACTCGGCCGGGCTCGGGGCGCACTGCGACCCGGGCACCCTCGACCTCTGGATGACCGAGGCCTACCAGCGGGCCTTCCGCCACCTCTTCGACGGCACGATCGAGCAGTACGACCCCTGGGACGCCGCCCACCGCACCGCCGGCCCGCAGTACCCGGGTTCGACGATGTGCTCGGCCTTCCGCACCTTCCAGGGGTGGACCGCGCTCTCTGACATGGACCACGACCAGGGCGTACTCCACACCGTCCCGATCCCCGAGGCGATGGCCTACCTGCTGCTGCGCCCGCTGCTCTCCGACGTCCCCGACGACGACATGTGCGGGGTGACCACCAACCAGGTCTTCCCCGCCAACGAGAAGTGGCACCCGTTGCTGATCGAGGCGCTGTCGGGCATCCCGGACGTCAAGGCCGGTGACTCGGTGTGGTGGCACTGCGACATGATCCACAGCGTCGCGCCGGTCCAGGACCAGCAGGGCTGGGGCAACGTCATGTACATCCCGGCCGCGCCGTGGTGCGAGCGCAACGAGGCGTATGCCGCGAACGTGCGTGAGTCGTTCCGCACCGGTTCCAGCCCCAGCGACTTCCCGGAGGAGCACTACGAGCGCTCCTGGACCGGCCGCTTCGAGCTCGACCAGCTCAACGAGGTCGGGCGCCGCGGGCTGGGTCTCGCCTAGCGCTCGCGTGCCGGGGGGGGCGGTGAGGATCTGCGCGACACAGCGCAGGCCATGGGGGAGACGGCGGGCGAGTGCAGGCCCACCCGCCGTCTCCTGGCAACCTGCATCCCCCGATGACAGGTCAATGATGAAGACGACGCAGGGCCCGGAACGTTACGCCGCTGCTCCAGGTCTTGTTTGACGCGCTCGGCCCCGGATCGTGACGGCCGGTGCGGCGGTGCTCAGTGGGCGGTGTCCGCGAGCCCCGTCCTGATCTCGTTCTTGAGGACCTTGCCGACCTTCGAGCGGGGCAGGTCCGACCAGACGTGGACGGCCTTGGGCGCCTTGACCCCGCCGATGCGGGCCTTGACGAAGGCGATCACCTCCGCGGGGTCGACGGTGCGGCCGGGCACCGCCTGGACGACGGCCTCGACCCGCTCGCCCCACTTGTCGTCGGGCAACCCGATGACGGCGCACTCCTGCAGGTCGGGGTGCTGCATCAGGGCCTGCTCGACCTCGGTCGAGTACACGTTGAAGCCTCCGGTGATGATCATGTCCTTGGCGCGGTCGACGATGAAGAGGAAGTTGTCGTCGTCGAGGTAGCCGATGTCGCCGGTGTGATGCCAGCCGAACAGCGACGCCTCCGCCGTGGCCTCCGGGTTCTGGTAGTAGCCGGGCATCACCAGCGACGAGCGGACGACGATCTCGCCCCGCTCACCCCGGGGCAGCAGCCGGCCCTCGAGGTCCATGATCCCGACGGTCACCAGCGGCGCCGGCCGGCCCGCGGAGGAGAGCCGCTCGACCGCCACCGACCCGTCGGGCCGGAAGTGGTCGGCGGGCGGCATCATCGAGATCATCATGGGAGCCTCGGTCTGGCCGAACAGCTGCGCCATCACGGGGCCGATGCGCGCCAGCGCCTCCTGCAACCGGGTGGTCGACATGGGCGCTGCGCCGTACCAGAAGCATTGCAACGACGAGAGATCCGTCGTGTCGAGGGCGTCGTGGCCCAGGACCAGGTAGATCAGCGTCGGTGGCAGGAACGTGTGCGTCACCTGGTGGTGCTCCACCAGCCGGAGGAACCCGCCGACGTCGGGGCTGCGCATGATGACCACCTCGCCGCCACGGGTCATGACGGGGAAGCAGAGCACGCCGGCCGCATGGGTGAGGGGAGCCAGGGCGAGGTAGACCGGCCGTCCGGTGAACGGGTAGCCCATCAGGGTGAGCGCGGTCATGGTCTCGAGGTTGGTGCCGGTCAGCATCACGCCCTTGGGGCGCCCGGTGGTGCCGCCGGTGCCCACGATCATGGCCAGGTCGTCGACGGAGGGCAGGTCGACCGGCTCGACGCCGTCGTCGCCGGCCGCCAGGAAGGCGTCCCAGGAGAGCGCACCCTCCGGCGCCGACCCGCCATGGCCGGCGTCGAGGCAGACCCACGTGTGCACCTTCGGCAGCTCCGCGCGGATCCGCTCGACGAGCGGTGCGAACGACGCCTGGAACACCACCACCGCGCAGTCGAAGAGGTCGAGCAGCTCGCGGTTCTCGGCCGCCTCGTTGCGCGGGTTGATCGGGCACCACACGGCTCCGGCGCGGCTGATCCCGAAGACGCAGCTGAAGGCGATCGGGTCGTTGGCCGAGAGGATCGCGACCTTGTCGCCGGGACGGACCCCCGTCGCGCCCAGCGCGGCGGCGACGCGGCGCGACGACGCCTGCACCGCGGCATACGAGAGGCTCTGGCCGTCGGTGGTGAGGCACGGGGCTTCGGGGTCGAGCGAGGCGCCCTTGTCGAGGTAGTCGACGATGCGCACGGCGTCAGCTCCGGTGACCGGGGTGTCGGGTCACATGCCCATGCCGCCGTCGACCGGCAGGCCGGCGCCGGTGATGAACTTCGCAGCGTCGGACGAGAGGAAGACGACGGCGTCTGCCATGTCGTCGACCTGGCCAAGGCGACCGGACGGCGTCAGCTCGATCACGGCGCCGACTGCTGCCTCTGGGGAGGGGAAGAGCCCCAGTGCCGCAACGTCGTTCGCGAGTCCGGCGCCCATGGCCGTCGGCACGAGTCCGGGGTAGATGCAGTTGACGCGCACGCCGTAGCCGAGCTTGCCGGACTCCATCGCAGCAACTCGAGTGAGCCGGTCGACGGCCGACTTGGTCGCGGAGTAGACCGCGATGCCCGGGAACGCGATGGTCGCCGCGACCGATGCGACGTTGGTGATGCTGCCGCCCTGCCCCGCCGCGCCCCCAGGGCGCATGGCCCGCAGTCCGTGCTTGAGTCCCAGGGTGGTGCCGAGGATGTTGACCCCGAGCATCTTGCGCACGTCGTCGGCGGAGACCTCGGTGATGAGGCTGGTGATCTCGATGCCCGCGTTGTTGACGAGGATGTCGAGGCCGCCGAGCCGCTCGACCGTCTCGGCCACCGCCGACTCCCAGTTGGCGTCGTCGGTGACGTCGAGCCGGACGAAACCGTGCCCGTCGCCGAGGTTCTTGGCAGTCTGCTCGCCCTCGTCCTGGATGTCGGCGATCATCACGGTCGCACCCGCCGCGGCCAGCGCCGCCGCCATCCCCTCGCCGAGGCCCTGGGCGCCTCCGGTCACGAGTGCCTTGCGGCCGGTGAGGTCGATCGAGGTCATGGCGGGCTCCTTTGCCTGCGGGGCGGCGCGTCGACCGCCGGGTGGGGACGCCGGCCGGCTGCGCTCAGGGCGAGCAACCGGCCGACGTGGGCTCAGCGTGCTCCCCGCCTTGACACCTGTCAAGAGATTCCTTGACACTCGTCAAGACGACCCGGACAGGCGGGTCCCGAGCACGAGCGAGGTGGGCGTGACGCAGGTCCTGGACCAGGGTGTCGACCGCTTCGACCGCCCCCGTGTCGACAAGTTCGAGGCACGCCGCGGCGAGCTGGCGGACGCGGCCCTCGAGACCCTCGGTGAGCTCGGCTTCGCCCGCACCAGCCTGCGCGAGATCGCCCAGAAGACGGCCTTCTCGCATGGCGTCCTGCACTACTACTTCCGCGACAAGGTCGAGCTGATCACCTACTGCGTGCGCCGTTACAAGGAGCACTGCGTCACCCGCTACGACGAGATCGTGGCGCAGGCCACGAGCGGTGACGAGCTCGCCAGGTTGTTCGCGGACGCCCTCGTCGACACGATGCTCGCCGACACCGCGATGCACCGGCTCTGGTACGACCTGCGCTCGCAGGCGATGTTCGAGGGTGAGCTGAGACCGACCGTGGTCGACCTCGACCGGCAGCTCGAGGCGATGGTGTGGCGGGTCGTCGCGAGGTACGCCGAGCTCTGTGGCGTCGGGCCGGTGGTCACGTCGGTCACCGCCTACTCCGTCTTCGATGGACTGTTCGAGAACTGCCTCATCCGCCACCTCGCCGGTGACGGCGAGGCCGCGGAGCGGCTCCGCAGCCAGGCTGTCTGGCTGATCGGCAGCCTGGTCCGGTCCTGACCGCGGCTCGTGCCCCGGGGCCGGTGCTTCGCAGCCCGCGGTCGGGGGCGGTCAGGGGTGGTCCGCGGAGCCCCGCTGCCGGCGGGTGTCATTGCCTCGACTGTCATTACCTCGACCGGAGGGTGAGCCGGTCACCCACGGAGACCCCGTCAGGTGGAAATCGTGACGCCGGCAGAGTTCAGGACGCGGACGAACCTCGGTCAGCCGTCGGTGCGCCGGACGGGAGCGCGGCCACCTGGTCGGCCAGCAGGACGGCGACCCGGCGCTGGTCGAGGGTCGGTCGGGCGACGTGGGACGCCGCCGTGAGCGCGAAGTGCCCGCGGGCCCCGGCGCCGCCACGGACCGGGAGGAGGACCACCCGGTCGACCGGCAGCCCGACGCGGTCGACATCGAGCGAGCCACCGTCACGGGTGATCGAGCCGTCTCGATCGAGGACCGGGCCAGCGGGCAGGTTCGGTCCGGCCACGAACTCGCACCGGTCGAGGTCGAGCACCTCACGGATGCGCTCGGCCACCGACCGGGTCACGGTGGCCACGTCGGCGTCCCGAGCCACGGACTCGGCCGTGGCCATGACCCCGTCGAGGTAGCCGCGCTGCCGCCCGACGTCGGACCGCTGCCGCTGTCCCCAGAGCGCCAGCTCGGTGACGGCGAGGCCGACGACGAGGAGCAGCACGGCCACCTCGATGTCCTCTGCGCTGTCGATCGCGAAGCTGCGGTAGGGCTGGGTGAGGAAGAAGTCGAACCAGGTCGCACTCGACAGGGCGGCGACCAGCCCTGCCGCGCGGATCCCGGACGCTGCCGCCGCGACGATCAGCACCACGAGGGCCACCGCGACACTGGCGTCCGGAACGCTGTCCGGTGCGGTGCCGATCCCGGCGCAGAGCGCCAACGGTGCCGCGGCGGCGCCCACCACCACCCAACCGCGGTGTTCCGACGTGAGCTGCTCGAGCTGCATACCTGCATCACGCCTCCACCAGGTGGGTGTGGTCAAGGCCTTTGACGCGATCTGTATGCCGTGCCCGTCAAGATCGCGTCAACGCCCGTCAGGGCGGCGTCAACGCTGGGTGGCAGTGAACGCGAAAGCCGTTGACTGGCAGCGTGATCGAAAACCTCATCGCCGGAGTCCTCGGCATCGCACTGCTGGGCTACCTCGTCTACGCGCTCATCCGCCCGGAGCGGTTCTGATGACCGATGCCGTGAGCGGCCTGCTGACCATCGGCCTGCTCGTCGTCCTCCTCGCGGTCGCCTACCACCCGCTCGGTGCCTGGCTGGCCGCAGTGTTCACCGACTCCCGGCACTGGCGGGTGGAGCGGCTGGTCTACCGGGCGGTGCGCGTCGACCCCGACTCCGAGCAGGGGTGGCGCGCGTACGCCACGGGCGTCCTGTCGTTCTCGGTCGCAGGCATCGTCGCGCTGTTCGCGCTGATCGTCGCGCAGACCCACCTCCCCGGTCGACAGGGTTCGGACGGCATGGGCCTCACGACAGCGGTCAACGCCGCGGTCTCGTTCGTCACCAACACCAACTGGCAGTCGTATGCCGGTGAGGTGGGTGCCACGCCGCTGGTCCAGACCGCGGGTCTCACCGTGCAGAACTTCGTCTCGGCCGCCGTCGGCCTGGCCGTGGCCATCGCGCTGGTCCGCGCCCTGGCCCGGCAGTCAGGGACGGCGATCGGGAACTTCTGGGTGGACCTGGTGCGTGGCATCGTCCGCGTGCTGCTCCCGCTCTCGCTGCTGGCTGCAGTGCTGCTGCTCGTGGGGGGCGTCGTGCAGAATCTCAACGGCCCCACCGTGATCCACACGCTGTCGGGTGCCGACCAGGTGGTGCGCGGTGGTCTGGTGGCGTCGCAGGAGGCGATCAAGGAGCTCGGGACCAACGGCGGCGGCTACTTCAACGCCAACTCGGCGCACCCCTTCGAGAACCCGAACCCGCTCACCAACATCTTCGAGATCTTCCTGCTCCTCGTCATCCCGTTCGCCCTCACCCGCACCTACGGGATCATGGTCGGCGACCGCCGGCAGGGCTGGGCCCTCGGCGGGTTCGCCGCGTTGCTCTGGGCCGGCGGGGTCGCGTTGACCACGTGGGCCGAGGTGCACGCGTCCGGGGCGGCCACCGGCTCCATGGAGGGCAAGGAGCAGCGGTTCGGGGTGTGGGCGTCGAGCCTGTTCGCCGCCTCGACGACCGGCACCTCGACAGGCGCGGTGAACTCGATGCACGAGAGCTTCAGCCCACTCGGCGGGGGCACTGTCCTCGCCAACATGGTGCTCGGAGAGGTCTCGCCGGGCGGCGTCGGCTCGGGCCTCTACGGCATCGTCATCGTCGCGCTGCTCGCCGTGTTCGTAGCGGGACTGATGGTGGGGCGCACACCCGAGTACGTGGGGAAGACGATCGGTCGGCGCGAGGTCACCTGTGCCGCCCTCTACGTCCTCGTCATGCCGGTGCTCGTCCTGGTGTTCACCGGCCTGTCACTGGCCAACGAAGGACCACGCTCCACCATGCTGGCGTCGGGGCCGCACGGCCTCACCGAGGTGCTCTACGCGTTCTCGTCGGCGGCCAACAACAACGGCAGCGCGTTCGCGGGCCTCACCGCCGACACCCCTTGGTACAACCTGACGCTCGCCGCCTGCATGCTGCTCGGCCGGTTCGTCCCGATGCTGCTGGTGCTCCGGCTGGCCGGGCTGCTCGTCGAGCAACGAACCAGACCGGCCACGGCCGGCACGATGCCCACGCACACCCCGCTCTTCGTCGGTCTGGTGACCGGCATCGCACTGGTCGTCGCCGGGCTCACCTTCTTCCCGGCCCTGGCCCTCGGTCCCATCGCGGAGGCACTGTCATGACCCGCTCGCTGCTCCATGTCGTCCCGCAGGCCCTCGCCAAGCTCGACCCCCGGCACGTGTACCGCTCACCGGTCATCTTCGTGGTCTGGGTCGGCTCCGTCCTCACGACCGGGTTGGCGGTCAGGTCGCCCAGCGTCTTCGGCTGGTCGGTCGCCGTCTGGCTCTGGCTCACGGTGCTCTTCGCCAATGCCGCCGAGGCCGTCGCCGAGGGGCGTGGCAAGGCGCAGGCGGCAAGCCTGCGCGCGGCGAAGCGCGAGACGATGGCGCGGCGGCTGCGAGCCGACGGCACCGAGGAACCGGTGCCCGGGAGCGAGCTGACGGTCGGCGACACGGTGGTGGTCGAGGCCGGACAGGTCATCCCCGGCGACGGTGAGGTCGTCGACGGCGTCGCCACCGTGGACGAGTCCGCGATCACCGGTGAGTCGGCGCCGGTCATCCGGGAGTCCGGCGGAGACCGCAGCGCCGTCACCGGGGGCACGACCGTCCTCTCGGACCGCATCGTCGTCCGCATCACCACGAAGCCCGGTGAGAGCTTCATCGACCGGATGATCGCGCTCGTCGAGGGAGCCCAGCGGCAGAAGACCCCCAACGAGATCGCGCTGACGATCCTGTTGACCACGTTGACGATCGTCTTCCTGGTGACGGTCATGGCGATCCAGCCCTTGGCGTCCTACTCGGGTCGCACCCAGCCCGTCGTCGTCCTCGTGGCACTCCTGGTCTGCCTGATCCCCACCACGATCGGAGCACTGCTCTCGGCGATCGGCATCGCGGGCATGGACCGCCTGGTCCAGCGCAACGTCCTGGCCATGTCGGGGCGGGCGGTCGAGGCCGCCGGGGACGTGTCGACGCTGCTCCTCGACAAGACCGGCACGATCACCTTCGGCAACCGCAGGGCGACCGAGTTGCTCTCGCTCGACGACGCCCAGGACCTGCCGGACGCGGCATACCTCTCCTCGCTCGCGGATGCGACGCCGGAGGGCAAGTCGATCGTCGACCTGGCCACCGCGGAGTACGCCGTCGACGAGGGCCGCTCCGCGGAGGCGCTCGTCCGCGACGGTGCGGAGTTCGTCGAGTTCAGTGCCACGACCAGGATGTCCGGCGTGGACCTGCCCGACGGCACGCAGATCCGCAAGGGTGCGACGTCGGCCGTGCGTCGATGGGTCGAGGAGTCCGACGGCGCCGTGCCCGCGCGTGTGCAGGAGCTCGTGGACACCATCAGCAGGTCGGGCGGCACACCCCTCGTGGTCGCGAGCCGGAACGGCTCCGGCCCGGCCCGTGCGCTCGGCGTCGTGCACCTCAAGGACGTCGTCAAGCCGGGCATGCGCGAGCGGTTCGACGTCATGCGCGCCATGGGGATCCGCACCGTCATGATCACCGGCGACAACGCCCTCACGGCCGCTTCGATCGCCGAGGAGGCGGGCGTCGACGACTTCCTCGCCGAGGCCACCCCCGAGGACAAGATGCGCCTGATCAAGAAGGAGCAGGAGGGCGGCCGGCTCGTCGCGATGACCGGCGACGGCACCAACGACGCCCCCGCCCTGGCCCAGGCCGATGTCGGTGTCGCGATGAACTCGGGCACCTCGGCCGCGAAGGAGGCCGGCAACATGGTCGACCTCGACTCCGACCCGACCAAGCTGATCGAGGTCGTCGAGATCGGCAAGCAGCTGCTGATCACCCGGGGTGCGTTGACGACCTTCTCGATCGCCAACGACATCGCCAAGTACTTCGCGATCATCCCCGCGATGTTCATCTCGCTGTTCCCCGGCCTCGACGCCCTGAACATCATGCGGCTGTCCTCGCCCGAGTCGGCGATGCTGTCGGCGGTGATCTTCAACGCCCTCATCATCGTGGCGCTGATCCCGTTGGCGCTCAAGGGAGTTCGCTACCGCCCGTCGAGTGCCGCGCAGATGTTGCGCCGCAACCTGCTGGTCTACGGCCTCGGTGGCGTCATCGCCCCCTTCATCGGCATCAAGCTCATCGACCTCGGTGTCTCCCTCCTCCCCGGATTGGCGTGATCGCATGTCCTCCCTCCGTCAGCTCGTCGCCTCCGTGCGGATGCTGCTCGTCCTCACCCTCCTCCTGGGGGTGGTCTACCCCGCCGTGGTCTGGGGAGTCGGGCGGCTCGGTCTCGCCGACCGCGCCGACGGCTCGCTGGTGAGCCGTTCCGGCGTGGTGGTCGGCTCGAGCCTCCTTGGGCAGGACTTCACGGGTTCCCAGTGGTTCCACGGGCGTCCGTCCGCCAGCTCGTATGCCGGCGGCGTCAGTGGTGGCTCGAACCTCGCCGCGACGGCGCAGGACCAGGTCGACGCCGTGCGGGAACGGAAGGCGGCCTGGGCCGGTGTGGGGGAGGGTGCGCCGCCTGCGGACGTCCTGACCGCCTCCGGAAGCGGTCTAGACCCGCACGTGTCACCCGCCGCGGCACTGGCCCAGGTCGCGCGCGTCTCGGAAGCGAACGGTCTGGACGAGCGCACCGTCAGGGGCCTGGTCGAGGCCCACACGCAGGGACGGTCGCTCGGCTTCCTCGGCGAGCCTCGGGTCAACGTGCTCGAGCTGAACGTCGCCCTGGCGGACCTGGCGAGCCGATGAGGCGCCCGCCGGGTGCCGCCGCCGGGCGAGGGACGACAATCGGCTCATGAGCAGGGGAGTGCTGCGGGTCTACCTCGGCGCCGCACCGGGCGTCGGGAAGACCGTTGCCATGCTCTCCGAGGCCCGCCGTCGTCGTGAGCGCGGCACCGACGTCGTCGTCGGAGTCTGCGAGAGCCACGGCCGGCCGTTCACGGCGGCGCTGATGGAGGGCATCGAGCGGGTGCCCCTGCGGCAGGTGACCCACCGGGGCAGCGAGCTCGCGGAGCTCGACGTGCCCGCGGTCCTCGCGCGGCACCCCGAAGTCGTCCTCGTCGACGAGCTCGCCCACACCAACGCCCCCGGCAGCCCGCACCGGAAGCGCTGGGAGGACGTCGAGGACCTCCTGGCCGCCGGGATCGACGTGATCTCCACCGTGAACATCCAGCACGTCGAGTCGCTCAACGACGTCGTCGAGGCGATCACCGGCGTGCGTCAGCAGGAGACCGTGCCCGACGAGGTGGTGCGTGCGGCCGACCAGATCGAGCTCGTCGACATGTCACCGCAGGCGCTTCGCCGGCGGCTGGCGCACGGCAACGTCTATGCCGCCGCGCAGGTCGATGCTGCCCTGGCCAACTACTTCCGCGAGGGCAACCTCTCGGCTCTGCGCGAGCTCTCCCTGCTGTGGCTGGCCGACCGGGTCGAGGAGGGGCTGGACCGCTACCGGGCCGACCACGAGATCACCGACCTGTGGCCGACCCGCGAGCGCGTCGTGGTCGCCCTCACCGGTGGGCAGGAGGGGCGCACCCTGCTGCGTCGCGGCGCCCAGATCGCCTCACGGGCCGGTGGCGAGCTGCTGGCCGTCTACGTCACCCCGCCGGACGGGCTGGTCGACGCCAAGCTCGAGGGACTGGCCGACCTGCGACAGCTCACGGTCGAGCTCGGCGGCACGTTCCACACCGTCAAGGGCGAGGACATCGCCACCGCCCTCCTCGAGTTCGCCCGAGGCGTGTCGGCCCGGCAGGTCGTGATCGGCGCCTCACGACGGCGGCGCTGGCAGGAGGTGCTCTCCAGCGGGGTCGGTCAGCGCGTCGTCGAGGGCTCGGGCGACATCGACGTGCACCTCGTCACCCACGAGCTGACCAGGACCGTCCGCGCGCCGTTGCGCTTCGGTCCCGCTCTCGGGGCGCGCCGCTCGGCGAGCGGCTGGAGCCTGGCTGTCGTCGGCACCGCCGCACTGGCCGGCATACTCAGGGCGACGCCGGGCTGGCACGAGCTGCCGCTCGAGGTGTTGCTCTTCCTCCTCCTCACCGTCCTCACCGCCCTCGTGGGCGGACTGTGGCCGGCGCTCGCCGCCGCCTTGCTCGGCAGCCTGGCGATCAACTGGTTCTTCACCGAACCGGTGAACACCCTCACCATCAGCGACCCCCAGAACCTCGTCGCACTCCTCGTCTTCCTGGTGGTCGCCGCCGCG contains the following coding sequences:
- a CDS encoding heme-degrading domain-containing protein, which gives rise to MPSDPSTWPSLDALAAQERELTLPSLTEDTAYEIGTSAARAAREGQLPISIGLWRGDHQLFHCGLAGSTRDNDVWLRRKGRVVMRFEHSSIYLARLCHDEGFTLADRFALPASEYAAAGGAFPLRVAGAGVVGWFGVSGLPQLEDHEFVVGVLTRHLGDLRARGPR
- a CDS encoding winged helix-turn-helix domain-containing protein; the encoded protein is MTWTAKPSLDLVRTVTDDTVLKLLMENARITRADIAARSGISKTTVSESMRRLEALGIVTDTGERTSGRGRSGSYYAVAPGQGSAMAVSITPAAVVAEVVDPRGTALARSQIALAAGARTGEAAAALRTACKRVAAAADGVVAVAVVSAADPVDRHSGRLVQIPDAPFLVGDLDPVSIVGSLASGSVVVDNDVNWAARAEALAGAAAGVSDFVYLHLGEGLGCAVVSDGEVRRGHTGLAGEIAHVVVPGARRSSIPFTEVFAQLGLRRPGSTAVDVGAVVAAIDDQPQLRAALADAVAAVLLAAVGFLDPQFLVVGGGWGAHPAFVAELALRSSLWPRPTRIAAAALDAEPDLAGARAHAVELLRDAIMRTAQTNRR
- a CDS encoding DUF1479 domain-containing protein, with protein sequence MTVTTEQSPAVVELPHWETVPSDLAEATRTIKSALRARIEAAGRSVEEVFAVAEAKVAERVAEIKAAKERGETVWPVIDYTDIENGTVTPEQLAKLRRRGCLVVRGHFEREQALGWDADIVDYVEQNEFFENYRGPGDDFFGSVGSKPEIYPIYWSKAQMEARQSDRMARVQAFLNHQWTSESDGVQWFDPGRDSLYPDRIRRRPPGADSAGLGAHCDPGTLDLWMTEAYQRAFRHLFDGTIEQYDPWDAAHRTAGPQYPGSTMCSAFRTFQGWTALSDMDHDQGVLHTVPIPEAMAYLLLRPLLSDVPDDDMCGVTTNQVFPANEKWHPLLIEALSGIPDVKAGDSVWWHCDMIHSVAPVQDQQGWGNVMYIPAAPWCERNEAYAANVRESFRTGSSPSDFPEEHYERSWTGRFELDQLNEVGRRGLGLA
- a CDS encoding acyl-CoA synthetase, whose protein sequence is MRIVDYLDKGASLDPEAPCLTTDGQSLSYAAVQASSRRVAAALGATGVRPGDKVAILSANDPIAFSCVFGISRAGAVWCPINPRNEAAENRELLDLFDCAVVVFQASFAPLVERIRAELPKVHTWVCLDAGHGGSAPEGALSWDAFLAAGDDGVEPVDLPSVDDLAMIVGTGGTTGRPKGVMLTGTNLETMTALTLMGYPFTGRPVYLALAPLTHAAGVLCFPVMTRGGEVVIMRSPDVGGFLRLVEHHQVTHTFLPPTLIYLVLGHDALDTTDLSSLQCFWYGAAPMSTTRLQEALARIGPVMAQLFGQTEAPMMISMMPPADHFRPDGSVAVERLSSAGRPAPLVTVGIMDLEGRLLPRGERGEIVVRSSLVMPGYYQNPEATAEASLFGWHHTGDIGYLDDDNFLFIVDRAKDMIITGGFNVYSTEVEQALMQHPDLQECAVIGLPDDKWGERVEAVVQAVPGRTVDPAEVIAFVKARIGGVKAPKAVHVWSDLPRSKVGKVLKNEIRTGLADTAH
- a CDS encoding SDR family NAD(P)-dependent oxidoreductase is translated as MTSIDLTGRKALVTGGAQGLGEGMAAALAAAGATVMIADIQDEGEQTAKNLGDGHGFVRLDVTDDANWESAVAETVERLGGLDILVNNAGIEITSLITEVSADDVRKMLGVNILGTTLGLKHGLRAMRPGGAAGQGGSITNVASVAATIAFPGIAVYSATKSAVDRLTRVAAMESGKLGYGVRVNCIYPGLVPTAMGAGLANDVAALGLFPSPEAAVGAVIELTPSGRLGQVDDMADAVVFLSSDAAKFITGAGLPVDGGMGM
- a CDS encoding TetR/AcrR family transcriptional regulator produces the protein MTQVLDQGVDRFDRPRVDKFEARRGELADAALETLGELGFARTSLREIAQKTAFSHGVLHYYFRDKVELITYCVRRYKEHCVTRYDEIVAQATSGDELARLFADALVDTMLADTAMHRLWYDLRSQAMFEGELRPTVVDLDRQLEAMVWRVVARYAELCGVGPVVTSVTAYSVFDGLFENCLIRHLAGDGEAAERLRSQAVWLIGSLVRS
- a CDS encoding DUF4118 domain-containing protein; translation: MQLEQLTSEHRGWVVVGAAAAPLALCAGIGTAPDSVPDASVAVALVVLIVAAAASGIRAAGLVAALSSATWFDFFLTQPYRSFAIDSAEDIEVAVLLLVVGLAVTELALWGQRQRSDVGRQRGYLDGVMATAESVARDADVATVTRSVAERIREVLDLDRCEFVAGPNLPAGPVLDRDGSITRDGGSLDVDRVGLPVDRVVLLPVRGGAGARGHFALTAASHVARPTLDQRRVAVLLADQVAALPSGAPTADRGSSAS
- the kdpF gene encoding K(+)-transporting ATPase subunit F yields the protein MTGSVIENLIAGVLGIALLGYLVYALIRPERF